A stretch of the Candidatus Jettenia sp. AMX2 genome encodes the following:
- a CDS encoding BsuBI/PstI family type II restriction endonuclease, which yields MKIQEIKTILEKINFPQRFISEQTAVCIMALSDKTERKGLLPDHKSLCEGARIHDILNFARNELGRQVAENTREAYRKTSLTPLMNYGLVVRHQLSTNDPNTYYRLHPDFECLFSEKHPEKLQKLITELRIKSTKIRERLIRKISQHSSIYVQINSEETFSLSPGTHNILEKAIIEVFGHAFLSKPQVVYLGDTAPRKGYQNRVLMRRLNLPIDTRNVSMKIRHFFKEFRLSR from the coding sequence ATGAAAATTCAGGAGATTAAAACTATCCTTGAAAAAATAAATTTTCCACAGCGGTTCATTTCAGAACAAACAGCAGTTTGTATAATGGCGTTGTCTGATAAAACTGAAAGAAAGGGACTATTACCTGATCATAAAAGTTTGTGCGAAGGAGCCAGAATTCATGATATTCTAAATTTTGCTAGAAATGAACTGGGTAGACAGGTAGCAGAAAATACACGAGAAGCATATAGAAAGACCTCCCTTACGCCTCTTATGAATTATGGCCTCGTGGTTAGACATCAACTCAGCACGAATGATCCAAATACATACTATAGACTTCATCCAGATTTCGAATGCCTATTTTCTGAGAAGCATCCTGAAAAGCTGCAAAAGCTTATTACTGAGTTGAGAATCAAATCAACAAAAATAAGAGAAAGGCTCATACGTAAAATATCTCAGCACAGTAGTATTTATGTACAAATAAACAGCGAAGAGACATTTTCTCTTAGTCCCGGTACGCATAATATTCTCGAAAAGGCTATCATTGAAGTATTTGGCCACGCTTTTTTAAGCAAACCACAAGTAGTATATCTTGGGGATACTGCACCAAGAAAAGGTTATCAAAATCGAGTATTAATGAGACGTCTGAATCTTCCCATTGATACTCGGAATGTGTCAATGAAAATTAGACATTTTTTTAAAGAATTTAGACTCTCACGATAG
- a CDS encoding ATP-binding protein: MTQITEDTFEQILKNLDTPSPIDLREVTFVDPYGMVGLLEIGELHKSKGIQKTVRLPYSEEVLKYFERMDFFRFAGEYFILEPSQPYLPEKYLRNAYSDVLLEITPIEKSDDIHFIVGKVKNRAQSILARHLHYDEKTMHGFIVALSEVCQNIIEHSENKGFVGIQKYYFQNISRNVVKIAVMDIGIGFRMSLSERFSLKSDLDAIEKALLHGGSRYAEKGRGHGLAAVRRFVNQWNGKLSIRSGTSKLSIIPAWAWGKEKEVNLKYFPGAQINILLPEI, from the coding sequence ATGACTCAAATAACAGAAGATACCTTTGAACAAATTCTTAAAAACCTTGATACACCATCACCCATTGATCTCCGGGAAGTAACCTTTGTAGACCCTTACGGTATGGTTGGACTTCTGGAAATCGGGGAACTTCACAAATCAAAGGGTATTCAAAAAACCGTTCGTCTTCCGTATTCAGAAGAAGTCCTTAAATATTTCGAACGGATGGATTTCTTCAGGTTTGCTGGTGAATATTTCATACTTGAACCTTCCCAACCGTACCTGCCGGAAAAATACCTGAGAAATGCTTATTCCGATGTTTTACTTGAAATAACACCAATAGAGAAGTCAGACGATATTCACTTCATTGTCGGGAAGGTCAAAAACCGTGCCCAATCGATACTTGCAAGGCATCTCCATTACGATGAAAAGACAATGCACGGTTTTATTGTGGCCCTTTCAGAGGTATGTCAGAATATCATCGAGCACAGCGAGAACAAGGGATTTGTAGGAATACAAAAATATTATTTTCAAAATATCAGCAGAAATGTGGTAAAAATTGCCGTTATGGATATTGGAATTGGTTTTAGAATGTCCTTATCGGAAAGGTTTTCATTAAAAAGCGACCTCGACGCCATCGAAAAGGCATTACTTCACGGGGGGTCACGATATGCAGAAAAAGGGAGAGGGCATGGACTTGCCGCCGTAAGGCGATTCGTCAATCAATGGAATGGCAAACTCTCCATCCGTTCAGGGACTTCAAAACTTTCAATAATTCCTGCCTGGGCATGGGGAAAAGAAAAGGAAGTTAATCTGAAATATTTTCCCGGCGCTCAGATAAACATCCTACTGCCGGAAATTTAA
- a CDS encoding N-6 DNA methylase → MTQHFLSVTDPPLERKFLKAIISYYLHENDKLGLGLSESQIGTVCRILLCGNEPDSDIPQPWQMHEETILDDYHKKEFAIMDYLHIVSLGLRKQLGQYSTPIEIVRYILKSVEYIPSKGILQKRLIDPACGSGAFLGEACRIYLNALKKAAIPISEWYPMAVSAISGIDIDPKACFFTRLNLAMLLAPPVLEFVSRNTITELKPLPVYCADTLHLLASRRKGIQLFYDGISIPLEDQFDFVVGNPPYYKIKNIEQNIKDTFTESIYGHPNAYALFIHAGIEMLRTHGRLGFIVPRSMLSGLYFKNLREFIERKTAIKEIVNISDRKSIFDNVLHGTMILSLKRDKQNDEKINISLMKTLEDIRDRHRAIVVDRNKVIQRLNGTTVWFVADSLDVYNILSKIIKGSHLLSGQEVNYRAKTGQIVWNRVKPLLSTQKEPDTLPLVWATDVGKFSFSFNRMGTARPCFLKFNSKTKQLIVKGPCILVQRVTADEQPSRIVACIPEEFCKKERDGYFVENHLNIVQPLTENNTIDLYFILGVLNSEVVDFFFRAMNGNTQVSATELNLLPVATGKYDDKIADIAKEIQAVEEAKKNKLLTELNVLVAKAYGLNTKELSFIKRNLRGWKNENSGD, encoded by the coding sequence ATGACTCAGCACTTTTTATCTGTAACAGATCCTCCTCTGGAACGAAAATTTCTCAAGGCCATTATCTCCTATTATCTCCATGAAAATGATAAGCTTGGTCTTGGACTCAGTGAATCTCAAATAGGTACTGTATGTAGAATACTTTTATGTGGAAACGAGCCTGATTCTGACATCCCTCAGCCGTGGCAAATGCATGAAGAAACAATATTGGATGATTACCACAAAAAAGAGTTTGCAATAATGGATTATCTCCATATTGTTTCTCTTGGATTAAGAAAGCAATTAGGACAATATTCAACACCAATAGAGATAGTTAGATACATATTAAAATCGGTTGAATATATTCCATCGAAAGGTATTTTGCAAAAGAGGCTTATAGACCCTGCCTGTGGTTCGGGGGCTTTTTTAGGAGAGGCATGCCGCATTTACCTGAATGCACTCAAAAAAGCTGCCATACCTATATCCGAATGGTATCCGATGGCTGTTTCGGCTATCAGTGGGATAGATATTGACCCAAAGGCTTGTTTTTTTACCCGGTTAAATCTGGCAATGCTCCTTGCACCTCCAGTCCTTGAATTTGTCTCCAGGAATACTATTACTGAATTAAAACCCCTGCCTGTCTATTGTGCTGATACCTTGCATTTGTTGGCATCAAGGAGAAAAGGTATCCAGTTATTCTATGACGGAATCAGTATACCGTTAGAGGACCAGTTTGATTTTGTCGTAGGCAATCCACCTTATTATAAAATAAAGAATATAGAGCAAAATATAAAAGACACTTTTACGGAGTCTATTTACGGGCATCCCAATGCTTATGCCCTCTTTATTCACGCAGGTATTGAGATGTTAAGGACACATGGGAGATTGGGTTTCATAGTCCCTCGCTCGATGCTTTCAGGACTTTATTTTAAAAACCTCAGGGAGTTTATTGAAAGAAAAACAGCAATAAAGGAAATCGTTAATATCTCGGATCGAAAAAGTATTTTTGACAATGTCCTTCATGGTACGATGATTCTTTCACTCAAGCGAGATAAACAGAACGATGAGAAAATCAACATTTCTCTCATGAAAACCCTGGAGGATATAAGAGATCGGCATAGGGCAATAGTTGTTGACAGAAATAAAGTAATCCAGCGACTTAACGGTACAACAGTATGGTTTGTTGCCGATTCTTTGGATGTATATAACATTCTTAGCAAGATAATTAAGGGAAGTCATCTCTTATCCGGACAGGAAGTTAATTATCGGGCAAAAACAGGGCAGATTGTCTGGAACAGGGTTAAACCGTTATTATCAACACAGAAAGAGCCGGATACCCTGCCGTTAGTATGGGCAACGGATGTTGGGAAGTTTAGTTTTTCTTTTAATAGAATGGGTACTGCAAGGCCCTGCTTCCTGAAATTCAATTCAAAAACAAAGCAACTTATTGTTAAAGGCCCTTGTATCCTTGTTCAGCGTGTTACGGCAGACGAACAACCGTCACGCATTGTGGCTTGTATACCTGAAGAGTTTTGTAAGAAAGAGCGTGATGGATATTTCGTTGAGAACCATTTGAATATTGTCCAACCTTTAACTGAAAACAATACAATTGATCTCTATTTTATTCTTGGCGTCCTCAATTCAGAAGTCGTTGACTTCTTTTTCCGTGCCATGAACGGCAACACGCAGGTTTCGGCAACAGAGTTGAATCTTCTTCCCGTAGCAACTGGTAAATACGATGATAAAATTGCGGATATTGCTAAAGAAATTCAGGCAGTTGAAGAAGCAAAGAAAAACAAGTTGCTTACAGAATTGAATGTTTTAGTGGCTAAAGCTTATGGTTTAAATACGAAGGAACTTAGCTTTATAAAGAGAAACCTCAGAGGGTGGAAAAATGAAAATTCAGGAGATTAA
- a CDS encoding GIY-YIG nuclease family protein: MEDKFGYHQDIKNGDGIIRAKTTCHLHSWDIPKKLHALEMLKKEWGNLEYPGIYILFDATSRKVYIGEAKDIYNRLKTHINSPEDKIKHWDRAVIINDGRSAFQSNFNDSVIRKSLELYLISLFKANRYSVVAQGEPLKHNPQQKSLFQALKDEFDFLLMKKNLIVKLLEKPGQEEIHRDELKTILEKKGYKLDTWRADEAIINGKKTYIRPGSPKPKNNPKHWQITFRDRFKDSLQEGDGYLLVPRGGVLLIPLKEVQKVITDLSKYKQNTIDVYINFKEDTINLYYTINIIDITQFRLAK; this comes from the coding sequence ATGGAAGACAAATTTGGATATCATCAGGATATAAAAAATGGTGATGGAATAATCAGGGCAAAGACAACATGTCACTTACATTCTTGGGATATTCCGAAAAAATTACATGCACTGGAAATGTTAAAGAAAGAATGGGGAAATCTTGAATATCCGGGTATCTACATCCTATTTGACGCTACATCCAGGAAGGTATACATCGGTGAAGCAAAAGATATTTATAACAGGCTTAAAACCCACATAAATTCCCCTGAAGATAAGATCAAGCATTGGGACAGGGCTGTTATTATCAATGATGGCAGATCGGCATTTCAGTCCAATTTTAATGATTCCGTCATAAGGAAATCATTAGAATTATATTTGATTTCATTATTCAAAGCAAACCGATATTCAGTTGTTGCACAAGGAGAACCACTAAAACATAATCCACAGCAAAAATCCTTATTTCAGGCATTAAAGGATGAGTTTGATTTTCTACTTATGAAAAAGAATTTGATTGTTAAACTCCTTGAGAAGCCAGGACAGGAAGAGATTCACAGAGATGAATTGAAAACCATATTGGAAAAGAAAGGATATAAGCTTGATACGTGGAGGGCGGATGAAGCCATCATAAACGGTAAAAAAACATATATTAGACCTGGAAGCCCCAAACCCAAAAACAATCCAAAACATTGGCAAATTACTTTCCGTGATAGATTTAAGGATTCTTTACAAGAAGGGGATGGTTACCTTTTAGTTCCAAGGGGTGGTGTGTTACTTATTCCTCTTAAGGAAGTTCAAAAGGTTATAACTGATCTTTCAAAATATAAGCAAAATACCATAGATGTTTATATAAATTTTAAAGAAGATACCATCAACCTATACTACACAATTAACATAATAGATATAACACAATTTCGATTAGCAAAATAA
- a CDS encoding BsuBI/PstI family type II restriction endonuclease: MPDVILLSEHEKHLVIVEAVTSSGPINHIRLEQLQKLTKGSGKLGYKINYVTAFPSRSVFRRFVEEIAWGSSVWIENEPNNIVHFERIHSDIK, encoded by the coding sequence TTGCCAGACGTTATTCTTCTTTCCGAACATGAAAAACATCTTGTGATTGTTGAAGCAGTAACGAGCAGTGGTCCGATAAACCATATACGTCTTGAGCAGCTACAGAAGCTTACAAAAGGATCAGGTAAATTGGGATACAAAATCAACTATGTTACCGCTTTTCCTTCCCGATCTGTTTTTAGAAGATTCGTTGAAGAAATTGCATGGGGAAGTAGTGTGTGGATTGAGAATGAGCCGAATAATATTGTGCATTTTGAAAGAATCCATTCGGACATAAAATGA